One Hemiscyllium ocellatum isolate sHemOce1 chromosome 36, sHemOce1.pat.X.cur, whole genome shotgun sequence genomic region harbors:
- the LOC132833413 gene encoding cytokine-like protein 1: protein MDFLRKIVLLSTLLIIADCAPPTCYSAVLRQSERITELMGRLDTFSVTKRCLANLPKLYINVHNSCVMTKLRDHLYSLDNLLTPQCKELKRIAFLKLRIKRFYNLISRFCYRDLVFFTDDCADLERPPPADPQEHLSQ from the exons ATGGATTTCTTACGGAAAATCGTTCTCCTCTCCACGCTCCTTATCATCGCCGATTGCGCCCCGCCAACATGCTACTCCGCTGTTCTGAGACAAAGTGAACGAATCACGGAGTTAATGGGAAGATTAGATACCTTCTCAGTCACG AAACGCTGCCTTGCTAACCTACCGAAGCTCTACATTAATGTGCAT AACTCTTGTGTGATGACCAAACTCCGCGACCACCTCTATTCTTTGGACAATCTCCTTACTCCCCAGTGTAAGGAGCTCAAGAGAATTGCATTTCTGAAACTACGCATCAAGCGCTTCTACAACCTGATCAGTCGATTCTGCTACCGG GACCTTGTGTTCTTCACTGACGACTGCGCCGATCTGGAACGTCCACCTCCTGCAGATCCCCAGGAACACCTCTCCCAGTGA